The following are from one region of the Mauremys mutica isolate MM-2020 ecotype Southern chromosome 22, ASM2049712v1, whole genome shotgun sequence genome:
- the SCN3B gene encoding sodium channel subunit beta-3 yields MAALATGFCLSSVLLVIWVGICSPVCVEVPSETEAVQGTHMKLLCISCMKREEVSASTVVEWFYKTEGGKDELIYEYRKVYHEFPSRFSGRLQWNGSKDMQDVSITVLNVTLNDSGIYTCNVTREFDFEIHRPLFTSSRLIHLTVVEEAGEDFTSVISEIMMYILLVFLTLWLLIEMVYCYRKVSKAEETVQENATDYLAIPSENKENCAVPVEE; encoded by the exons TTGGCATCTGTTCTCCAGTCTGTGTGGAAGTCCCGTCAGAGACGGAGGCTGTCCAAGGAACTCACATGAAGCTGCTCTGTATCTCCTGCATGAAGAGAGAAGAGGTTTCTGCAAGCACCGTGGTGGAATGGTTCTACAAGACTGAAGGGGGGAAAGATGAGCTG ATCTATGAATACAGAAAAGTCTACCATGAATTTCCAAGCCGCTTCAGTGGCCGGCTACAGTGGAACGGGAGCAAAGACATGCAGGATGTGTCCATCACTGTATTAAATGTGACCTTGAATGATTCGGGGATCTACACCTGTAACGTCACCCGGGAGTTTGACTTTGAGATTCATCGCCCACTCTTCACAAGCTCCAGATTGATCCATCTCACTGTGGTAGAGGAGG CTGGAGAAGATTTCACATCTGTCATCTCTGAAATTATGATGTATATTCTCCTGGTTTTCCTCACCTTGTGGCTGCTGATAGAAATGGTCTATTGCTAcaggaaggtctccaaagcagagGAGACTGTACAGGAAAATGC GACTGACTACCTCGCCATTCCATCGGAAAACAAGGAAAACTGCGCTGTGCCCGTGGAGGAGTAG